A DNA window from Setaria viridis chromosome 2, Setaria_viridis_v4.0, whole genome shotgun sequence contains the following coding sequences:
- the LOC117842791 gene encoding CASP-like protein 1D1, which yields MATVDATTTESGGKGAAAAAPAPARGGFPGADLALRALLFVVTLAGLVVLATAKQTVLIPVPLLRTVLAMDAKFKDSPALIYLLVALCVTCLYSLLTALGSMRLISGSASAAKTVFLLLLLDVFYAAVMASATGSAGGVAWIGLKGNSHTRWAKICDTYGKFCRHIGASVFLGLVASIVLVLLAVLNAYSLYRRSR from the exons ATGGCCACCGTGGACGCCACGACGACGGAGTCCGGCGGCAAgggtgccgcggcggcggcgcccgctcCCGCGCGCGGCGGCTTCCCCGGCGCCGACCTGGCCCTGCGTGCGCTCCTGTTCGTGGTGACGCTGGCGGGGCTCGTCGTGCTGGCCACCGCCAAGCAGACCGTGCTCATCCCCGTCCCGCTGCTGCGGACCGTCCTCGCCATGGACGCCAAGTTCAAGGACTCGCCGGCGCTCAT ATACCTGCTGGTGGCGCTGTGCGTGACGTGCCTGTACAGCCTGCTGACGGCGCTCGGCTCGATGAGACTCATCTCGGGCTCCGCTTCCGCAGCCAAgaccgtcttcctcctcctcctgctcgatGTG TTCTACGCGGCGGTGATGGCTTCCGCGACGGGctcggcgggcggcgtggcgtggATCGGGCTCAAGGGCAACTCGCACACCCGGTGGGCCAAGATCTGCGACACCTACGGCAAGTTCTGCCGCCACATCGGCGCCTCCGTCTTCCTCGGCCTCGTCGCCTccatcgtcctcgtcctcctcgccgtcctcaACGCCTACTCCCTCTACCGCCGCAGCCGCTGA